One segment of bacterium DNA contains the following:
- a CDS encoding ATP-binding cassette domain-containing protein translates to MLAAAHAVLGTVDGVLAFTVSRQLVFNGLVKGLTYGVMAVGLVLIFRSSRVINIAHAEVGAFGGALLGLLVAKYGVPYPIALIAGLAAGAAFGGIIELTVVRRLANAPKVILFVATMGAAQVVFLAGFWLPNYTAIASFPTPFEGRWELFDISIRSAQLLVLIVVPVIVAALALFLEHTKYGTAIRASAENPDAARLSAISTKAMSTAVWTIAGLLSAITAVLVAPLKGQGTVIEAATLGPGLLLRALAAALIARMHSLPVALVAGAVIGGVETVVLFNYLQEPGLMDAGLFVAMLVAVLLYHRRQRDSEGAQSMSFAPRVRPVPRQLQQLWWVRYLPQITVTVALAVAIVLPLIVTRPSRHFLWSLMLLLAIVGMSLTLLTGWAGQLSLGQFAFAGLGAMLTTAMVRGVNFSIGDSEFELPVVPFEGAVFLAAFACLVTAVVVGLPALRVRGLFLAVITLGFAIMAQNWLLERDVLTGGDLVVRLPRARWGDTFDLRSQRTYYYVCLGVLCLCAILVSRIRRSGVGRSLIAVRDNEQSAAAFTVSPTRMKLVAFAISGALAGLAGGLLAGLRVQFGPTAFSPDESLRVVAIAVIGGLSSIWGVVLGALWVVGIPSLFAESEQVRLLTSGAGVLILLMYLPGGLIQVAYSIRDAIFAAAAKRIPDTTVEREPAPIPARAVSAALADRSSPSGIPALAATGVSVQFGGVHAVEDVDLSMQPGEVVGLIGTNGAGKTTLMNAVGGFVPSVGQVEIFGTNVTRFSPSRRASLGLGRTFQRADLFPDLSVRETIQVALEARGRSQVIPTLLGLPSARRQERTRQTEGNELISFFGLGRYANSFISELSTGTRRIVELSCLIALEARVLCLDEPTAGVAQRETEAFAPLVLRIREELGASLLVIEHDMPFIMGISDRVYCLEAGAIIAEGTPDEVRNDPLVIASYLGTDERAIARSGAAASRDRLDSPQETSHD, encoded by the coding sequence GTGCTGGCAGCCGCGCACGCTGTGTTGGGCACCGTGGACGGTGTTTTGGCCTTCACCGTCAGCCGCCAGCTCGTGTTCAACGGACTGGTCAAAGGCCTCACCTACGGGGTGATGGCCGTGGGCCTGGTGCTGATCTTCCGATCCTCGCGGGTGATCAACATCGCTCATGCCGAAGTCGGAGCGTTCGGCGGCGCGCTACTGGGGCTGCTGGTGGCCAAGTATGGCGTGCCCTATCCGATCGCGCTCATTGCCGGTTTGGCCGCGGGGGCCGCATTCGGCGGCATCATCGAACTCACCGTGGTGCGGCGCCTGGCCAATGCCCCCAAGGTGATCTTGTTCGTAGCCACCATGGGCGCCGCCCAAGTGGTGTTCCTCGCCGGCTTCTGGCTGCCCAACTACACCGCTATCGCCAGCTTCCCCACCCCGTTCGAGGGCCGCTGGGAGCTGTTCGACATCAGTATCCGCAGCGCGCAGTTGCTGGTACTGATCGTGGTGCCGGTGATCGTCGCCGCGCTGGCGCTGTTCTTGGAGCACACCAAGTACGGGACGGCCATCCGGGCCTCGGCTGAGAATCCCGACGCTGCCCGACTGTCGGCCATCAGCACCAAGGCCATGTCCACCGCGGTGTGGACCATCGCCGGGCTGTTGTCGGCCATCACCGCGGTGCTGGTCGCCCCGCTCAAGGGCCAGGGCACTGTCATAGAGGCAGCCACCCTGGGGCCGGGGCTGTTGCTGCGGGCCCTTGCCGCTGCCCTGATCGCCCGGATGCATTCGCTACCGGTGGCGCTTGTGGCCGGAGCGGTGATCGGCGGGGTCGAGACGGTGGTGCTGTTCAACTACTTGCAGGAACCTGGGCTGATGGACGCGGGGCTTTTTGTGGCCATGCTGGTGGCGGTGCTGTTGTACCACCGCCGACAGCGAGACAGCGAGGGGGCCCAGTCGATGTCGTTCGCCCCCCGGGTGCGGCCGGTGCCCCGCCAGCTGCAACAGCTCTGGTGGGTGCGCTATCTGCCCCAGATCACCGTCACCGTTGCGCTGGCGGTGGCCATTGTGCTCCCGCTGATTGTGACCCGCCCGTCGCGCCACTTCCTCTGGTCCCTCATGCTGTTGTTGGCCATCGTGGGGATGTCGCTCACCTTGCTCACCGGTTGGGCCGGTCAGCTCTCCCTGGGGCAGTTTGCCTTCGCCGGCCTCGGGGCCATGCTCACCACCGCCATGGTGCGGGGGGTGAACTTCTCCATCGGCGACAGCGAGTTCGAGCTGCCGGTGGTCCCGTTCGAGGGGGCGGTATTTCTGGCCGCCTTCGCCTGCTTGGTGACCGCGGTGGTGGTGGGTTTGCCCGCGCTGCGCGTCCGGGGGCTGTTTTTGGCCGTCATCACGCTGGGCTTTGCGATAATGGCCCAAAACTGGCTCCTCGAGCGCGATGTGCTCACCGGGGGCGACCTGGTGGTGCGACTGCCCCGGGCCCGGTGGGGCGATACCTTCGACCTTCGGTCGCAGCGCACCTACTACTACGTGTGCTTGGGGGTGCTGTGTCTGTGCGCCATCTTGGTGAGCCGCATCCGCCGCAGCGGGGTGGGGCGGTCGCTTATCGCGGTGCGCGACAACGAGCAGAGCGCGGCGGCGTTCACCGTGTCGCCCACCCGGATGAAGCTGGTGGCGTTCGCCATCTCCGGGGCGCTGGCCGGGTTGGCCGGCGGCCTCCTCGCCGGGCTGCGGGTGCAATTCGGGCCCACCGCCTTCTCCCCCGACGAGTCGCTGCGGGTGGTGGCCATCGCCGTCATCGGCGGACTGTCGTCGATCTGGGGGGTAGTCCTGGGCGCGTTGTGGGTGGTGGGCATCCCGTCGTTGTTCGCCGAGTCCGAGCAGGTACGCTTGCTCACTTCGGGAGCGGGCGTCCTGATCCTGCTCATGTATCTGCCCGGCGGGTTGATCCAGGTGGCCTATTCGATACGCGACGCCATCTTCGCCGCTGCGGCCAAGCGCATTCCCGACACCACCGTGGAGCGGGAACCCGCGCCCATCCCCGCCCGCGCCGTGTCGGCCGCTCTGGCCGACCGGTCTTCACCATCAGGGATTCCCGCGCTGGCCGCCACCGGGGTGTCGGTGCAATTCGGCGGAGTGCACGCGGTGGAAGACGTCGATCTCAGCATGCAGCCGGGGGAGGTGGTGGGACTCATCGGCACCAACGGCGCGGGCAAGACCACGCTGATGAACGCCGTTGGCGGTTTCGTGCCGTCGGTCGGCCAAGTGGAGATATTCGGCACCAACGTGACCAGGTTCTCCCCCAGCCGGCGGGCCAGCCTGGGGCTGGGTCGCACGTTCCAGCGGGCCGACCTGTTCCCCGATCTCAGCGTGCGGGAGACCATCCAGGTGGCACTTGAAGCCCGAGGCCGCTCCCAGGTCATCCCCACGTTGTTGGGGCTGCCCAGCGCCCGACGTCAGGAGCGAACCCGGCAGACTGAGGGCAATGAGCTCATCAGCTTCTTCGGTTTGGGGCGTTACGCCAACTCCTTCATCAGCGAGCTGTCCACCGGCACCCGCCGCATCGTGGAGCTGTCGTGCCTGATCGCGCTGGAGGCCCGGGTGCTGTGCCTGGATGAGCCCACTGCCGGGGTGGCCCAGCGGGAGACGGAGGCATTCGCCCCGCTGGTGCTGCGGATCCGTGAGGAGCTGGGAGCGTCGCTCTTGGTGATCGAGCACGATATGCCATTCATCATGGGCATCAGCGACCGGGTGTACTGCCTAGAAGCCGGGGCCATCATCGCCGAGGGAACGCCCGACGAGGTGCGCAACGACCCGCTGGTGATCGCCAGCTACCTGGGCACCGACGAGCGGGCCATTGCCCGAAGCGGCGCGGCCGCGTCCCGTGACAGACTCGATTCCCCACAGGAGACGAGCCATGACTGA